In Candidatus Nanosynbacter lyticus, one genomic interval encodes:
- the fmt gene encoding methionyl-tRNA formyltransferase, translating to MTKISPKIVFFGTENYSLITLKALVNNGFNVVCAVTKPDTRRGRGHKLTETPVKTFAKSQNIPVLQPNKANEITDHIKQLQPATGVLVAYGKIIPQSIIDLFTPGIINVHPSLLPKYRGPSPIEAAIANRDHETGVSIMQLDSKMDAGPIYSQITQPLTRKETKPELYDKLFHDGTALLIKNLPDIINGHTKTTPQDHSTATYCQLLSKDKSWLNPESMTTTEAEAHIRAHLGFPRSRLIIDGKDVIITRAHCSNSPSSILDQKFTDGNYLIIDELIAPTSGKTMTAEEFLRGHQG from the coding sequence ATGACAAAGATATCGCCGAAAATAGTATTCTTTGGGACTGAGAATTATAGCCTAATTACCCTAAAAGCTCTTGTTAACAATGGGTTTAATGTTGTTTGCGCTGTTACCAAACCTGACACCAGGCGTGGTCGCGGACATAAACTCACCGAAACTCCAGTAAAAACATTCGCTAAATCTCAAAATATCCCAGTTTTGCAGCCGAATAAAGCCAATGAAATTACCGACCACATCAAACAACTTCAGCCAGCCACAGGCGTTTTGGTTGCGTACGGAAAAATCATACCTCAGTCAATCATCGATCTATTTACGCCAGGAATTATCAATGTTCATCCTTCTCTATTACCAAAATATCGAGGACCTTCGCCAATTGAGGCAGCCATAGCTAACAGAGACCATGAAACCGGAGTGTCAATTATGCAGCTTGATAGCAAAATGGACGCCGGGCCAATATATTCGCAAATCACCCAACCTCTCACAAGAAAAGAAACAAAGCCAGAATTATACGATAAATTATTCCACGACGGAACTGCTCTATTAATAAAAAATCTACCAGATATTATCAATGGTCATACAAAAACCACGCCACAAGATCATTCTACGGCCACCTATTGCCAGCTACTGAGTAAGGATAAATCCTGGCTTAATCCAGAAAGCATGACAACCACTGAAGCTGAAGCCCATATCAGAGCACACTTAGGCTTTCCGCGCAGTCGATTAATTATTGATGGGAAAGATGTAATTATCACTAGAGCCCATTGCAGTAATAGTCCTAGCTCTATTCTTGATCAAAAATTTACCGACGGCAATTATCTAATTATTGACGAACTTATAGCCCCAACCAGCGGCAAAACAATGACCGCAGAAGAATTTCTCCGCGGCCATCAAGGCTAA
- a CDS encoding 30S ribosomal protein S1: MADAKITMDDLLAQAGDNVKQITVGETVDGTVLSVKKHEILIDLGPLGVGLVPRREVSLSKSYNVGDSVIASVIDSELEDGYSLLSLRKAAKDRGWDEIAAKLESGEIITVVPYDANRGGLLVEYEGIRGFLPVSQLSAEHYPRVGSSDKDEILQRLNGLVKKDIKARILDADRKANKLIFSEKEAVKEGLAERFQKLAIGDTVKGVVTGVVDFGVFVNVEGIEGLIHISEISWERVNNPSDYVKVGQTIEAKIIAIDKERLSLSMKQLTKDPWLDEVEQFKPGEKVEGTVTRITPFGAFVQLSPAVEALVHVSELGGDGTDPEKVFTLNERKEFMVLDIDKENRKISLSLGKSKKK; encoded by the coding sequence ATGGCAGATGCCAAAATTACAATGGACGACCTGCTGGCGCAAGCAGGCGATAATGTTAAGCAGATTACAGTCGGTGAAACTGTCGACGGTACTGTTTTATCAGTTAAGAAACACGAAATTTTAATCGATTTAGGGCCTTTGGGTGTTGGTTTGGTGCCACGCCGTGAAGTTAGCCTTTCAAAAAGCTACAATGTCGGCGATTCGGTTATCGCTAGCGTAATTGATTCTGAGTTGGAAGATGGTTACTCTCTACTATCGCTACGCAAGGCGGCGAAGGATCGCGGCTGGGATGAGATAGCTGCTAAATTAGAATCTGGTGAAATCATCACGGTCGTACCGTACGACGCTAACCGTGGTGGACTACTTGTGGAATACGAAGGTATTCGCGGATTCTTGCCAGTATCACAGTTGTCAGCTGAACACTATCCTCGCGTAGGTTCTAGCGACAAGGATGAAATCTTGCAGCGATTGAACGGCTTGGTGAAGAAAGACATTAAGGCGCGAATCTTAGATGCCGATCGTAAGGCTAATAAACTGATTTTCTCTGAGAAAGAGGCTGTTAAAGAGGGTCTGGCAGAGCGATTCCAGAAATTGGCAATTGGTGACACGGTTAAGGGCGTGGTTACTGGTGTTGTGGATTTCGGTGTGTTTGTCAATGTTGAAGGTATTGAAGGTTTGATTCACATCTCAGAAATTAGCTGGGAGCGCGTCAATAATCCAAGTGACTACGTTAAGGTTGGTCAAACTATCGAGGCTAAGATTATCGCAATTGATAAAGAGCGTCTAAGCCTAAGTATGAAGCAGTTGACCAAAGACCCATGGTTGGATGAGGTTGAACAGTTCAAACCTGGCGAAAAAGTTGAAGGAACAGTTACTCGCATCACTCCATTTGGTGCATTCGTGCAGTTGAGCCCAGCAGTTGAGGCTTTGGTGCATGTATCAGAATTGGGCGGTGATGGTACTGATCCTGAAAAGGTGTTCACCTTAAATGAGCGTAAAGAATTTATGGTTTTGGATATTGATAAAGAAAACCGTAAGATTTCTCTTTCGCTTGGCAAATCAAAGAAAAAATAA
- a CDS encoding DUF5663 domain-containing protein: MFQLNEEFLKELGLDKLPQEQQKPFLQHIYSELELRVGERLSQGMSDAQLEEFAGIIDKTPGAVDAFLEKHAPNYQQDPMFQRLLQASGAAADDTRLRDEFTATKWLEVNRPDYRDVVAAVMNELKKEIIANRDVILGGMSASSAPQQTQSDFDLAA; this comes from the coding sequence ATGTTCCAACTGAATGAGGAATTTCTTAAAGAGCTGGGTCTGGATAAATTGCCACAAGAGCAGCAAAAGCCGTTTTTGCAGCATATTTATAGCGAGCTGGAGCTACGAGTTGGCGAGCGCCTAAGTCAGGGCATGAGCGATGCTCAGCTGGAGGAGTTTGCTGGTATTATTGATAAAACTCCGGGTGCTGTTGATGCGTTTTTAGAGAAGCATGCGCCAAATTATCAGCAGGATCCAATGTTCCAGAGGTTATTGCAGGCATCGGGTGCGGCAGCTGACGATACGCGCCTAAGGGATGAATTTACGGCTACGAAGTGGCTGGAGGTGAATCGTCCGGATTATCGTGATGTCGTGGCGGCTGTGATGAACGAGCTGAAGAAGGAAATTATTGCCAACCGCGATGTTATTTTAGGTGGCATGAGTGCGTCTTCAGCTCCGCAGCAGACTCAAAGCGACTTTGATTTGGCTGCTTAG
- the infB gene encoding translation initiation factor IF-2: MAEKIVNIADSVTVGELAETLGLSVTTLIGELFKNGIAATINQRLDFETAQIIVEELGLDVQLKRKAAAAEIQHHTRKLSDKAVPRPPIVAVMGHVDHGKTSLLDAILDKKTVEGEAGGITQHISAYQAQRNDRMITLLDTPGHEAFAALRQHGATLTDVVIIVVAADDGVKPQTVEAIRFARSANAKIVVAINKIDKEAANPQLVKTQLASEHGLNPEEWGGDTVMVEVSAKTGQGLDKLLDMVLLVADMEDLRADEDVPAEGLVIEAHMETGRGAVVGLLVENGHLRPGHYLVAGTAYGRVRTLQDFRGKAVKDAGPSMPVNMTGFKELPQFGDGFKIAKSEKEARNLAQKAKIEQEKMAATTNVTGADILKMMNRKHDAEEFNVIVKADVQGSVTSVVDSLKLIDTNGEVELHVVGTGVGNISENDIHLAVGENTVIYGFNVDLPPAVKRLAMREHVEVRIFKVIYELLDDAKGSMEALLAPEIVETEIGELEVKGVFRTMREEIIAGGEVIRGKVSKDLLARVKRGKEQIAEVEVSSVQRQQQEAKEVFEGEMCGLSLRTKKKMTLEIGDKLEFFTRELVKKTLG; this comes from the coding sequence ATGGCAGAAAAAATCGTCAATATTGCGGATTCGGTAACGGTTGGCGAATTAGCCGAGACTCTGGGGCTGTCAGTAACTACGCTGATTGGTGAATTGTTTAAGAACGGGATTGCGGCGACGATTAACCAGCGATTAGATTTTGAGACGGCGCAGATTATTGTTGAAGAATTAGGATTGGATGTGCAGTTAAAGCGCAAGGCTGCTGCTGCAGAAATTCAGCACCATACACGTAAATTATCGGATAAGGCAGTGCCGCGCCCGCCGATTGTGGCTGTAATGGGGCATGTTGATCATGGTAAGACTAGTCTACTTGATGCTATTTTGGATAAAAAGACAGTTGAAGGTGAGGCTGGTGGAATTACTCAGCACATTAGTGCTTATCAAGCTCAGCGTAATGACCGAATGATTACATTACTAGACACGCCGGGGCATGAAGCTTTTGCAGCATTAAGACAACACGGCGCGACTTTAACGGATGTGGTCATTATCGTGGTGGCGGCTGATGACGGCGTTAAGCCGCAGACCGTTGAGGCTATTCGATTTGCTCGTTCAGCTAATGCTAAAATTGTTGTAGCAATTAATAAAATTGATAAGGAAGCCGCTAATCCACAGTTGGTGAAGACTCAGCTGGCTTCTGAGCATGGCTTAAATCCTGAAGAATGGGGCGGTGATACAGTTATGGTTGAGGTTAGCGCCAAAACTGGTCAGGGTCTAGATAAATTGTTAGACATGGTCTTACTGGTGGCAGATATGGAAGATTTGCGCGCAGACGAGGATGTGCCGGCTGAAGGTCTAGTCATTGAGGCTCATATGGAAACTGGACGTGGTGCTGTTGTCGGGCTATTGGTGGAAAACGGGCACCTAAGACCGGGTCATTACTTGGTGGCTGGTACGGCTTACGGACGAGTTAGAACTCTTCAAGATTTTCGCGGTAAGGCAGTGAAGGATGCTGGTCCAAGCATGCCAGTTAATATGACCGGATTTAAGGAATTGCCGCAATTTGGTGACGGTTTTAAGATTGCAAAGAGCGAGAAAGAGGCTCGTAATTTGGCGCAAAAAGCGAAAATTGAGCAAGAAAAAATGGCAGCTACTACTAATGTTACTGGCGCAGACATCCTTAAGATGATGAATCGAAAGCATGACGCAGAAGAGTTTAATGTTATTGTTAAGGCTGACGTTCAGGGTTCGGTAACCTCGGTAGTCGATAGTTTGAAATTGATTGATACAAATGGCGAGGTTGAATTGCATGTCGTCGGCACGGGTGTGGGTAATATTTCTGAAAATGATATTCATTTGGCGGTTGGCGAAAATACGGTGATTTACGGATTTAATGTTGATCTGCCACCAGCGGTTAAGCGTTTGGCGATGCGCGAGCACGTAGAGGTACGAATCTTTAAAGTCATCTATGAGTTATTGGATGATGCTAAGGGTTCAATGGAAGCCCTATTGGCGCCAGAAATTGTTGAGACAGAGATTGGTGAGCTGGAAGTTAAGGGTGTTTTCAGGACGATGCGCGAAGAGATAATTGCTGGTGGTGAAGTGATTCGTGGTAAGGTGTCTAAAGACTTGTTGGCGCGGGTTAAGCGAGGTAAAGAGCAGATTGCTGAAGTTGAAGTCTCTTCGGTTCAGCGTCAACAACAGGAGGCTAAGGAGGTCTTTGAGGGTGAAATGTGTGGATTAAGTCTTAGGACTAAGAAAAAGATGACCTTGGAGATTGGTGATAAGTTGGAATTCTTCACTCGTGAATTAGTGAAGAAGACGCTAGGGTAA